One genomic region from Nostoc sphaeroides encodes:
- a CDS encoding TMEM143 family protein: MVVDKNREAFIPYTRSDIIKLCLQDGQLNEADAQKFQDFCKILTAYYHFRFHKTLEIIKDNYVPFNPNEDIQPITPPTFEQYDEMELKVVDAFQHIVERANYLLLPESIVKRSLATTSLIDLKTQVDFEDFDRFICYYRGDSYKKISVKKFFFWREEKTIDILERIVLFVKFKEAAYFRAKKANIQDLKFIPGKMYLYCYKNIPKLDIDLLFPNVKTSMTWKDRLLFGIPAIGAAIPLILRTLPNLLLLVAAILLVLNVSFLIELLNVELEQVRNFMPILVATLSLTISLGGFAFKQYTNYKNKKIKFQKTVTDTLFFQNLANNTSVFQMFIELAEEEECKEIILAYYHLLTSPTPLKPEQLDSRIETWMENKLGTKINFDIQGPLSNLEDIRGQVIPNSKTTDNVPEIPLLTYNQQGACQVLPLDDAKAVIDYVWDNAFQYNGIIL, translated from the coding sequence ATGGTTGTTGACAAAAATCGAGAAGCATTCATTCCTTATACTCGCAGCGATATTATCAAACTTTGCCTGCAAGACGGTCAACTAAATGAAGCTGATGCCCAAAAATTTCAAGATTTCTGCAAAATCCTCACTGCATACTATCACTTTCGCTTTCATAAAACCTTAGAAATTATCAAAGATAATTATGTACCCTTTAACCCCAATGAAGATATTCAACCAATAACTCCACCAACCTTCGAGCAATATGATGAAATGGAGTTAAAGGTAGTTGATGCCTTTCAGCATATTGTCGAAAGAGCGAATTATCTTCTTTTGCCTGAATCGATTGTCAAGCGATCGCTGGCAACCACATCTCTAATTGATTTGAAAACTCAAGTCGATTTTGAGGATTTTGACCGCTTTATCTGTTACTACCGGGGTGATAGTTATAAAAAAATTTCGGTAAAAAAATTCTTCTTTTGGCGAGAAGAAAAGACTATTGATATCTTGGAACGGATTGTTTTATTTGTCAAATTCAAAGAAGCGGCTTACTTTCGTGCAAAAAAAGCCAACATCCAAGATTTAAAATTCATTCCCGGTAAGATGTATCTTTACTGCTACAAAAATATTCCCAAGCTAGATATTGACTTACTCTTTCCCAACGTGAAAACGAGTATGACTTGGAAAGATCGCTTACTATTTGGAATTCCTGCTATTGGGGCAGCAATTCCTTTGATATTAAGAACATTGCCGAATTTATTATTGCTGGTTGCGGCAATTTTACTAGTACTAAATGTATCATTTTTAATTGAATTATTAAATGTAGAGTTGGAGCAAGTCAGAAATTTTATGCCAATTTTGGTGGCAACTTTATCATTAACGATATCTTTGGGTGGATTTGCCTTTAAGCAATACACTAATTACAAAAATAAAAAAATTAAATTCCAAAAAACAGTTACCGATACGTTATTTTTCCAGAATTTAGCCAACAATACCAGTGTCTTTCAAATGTTTATTGAATTGGCAGAAGAAGAAGAATGTAAGGAAATTATTCTGGCATACTATCACTTACTTACCAGCCCGACACCGTTAAAGCCTGAACAATTAGATTCTCGCATCGAAACTTGGATGGAGAATAAATTAGGCACAAAGATTAACTTTGATATTCAAGGGCCTCTAAGCAATCTAGAAGATATTCGTGGTCAAGTAATTCCCAACAGCAAAACAACAGACAATGTACCAGAAATCCCTTTATTAACCTATAATCAGCAGGGAGCGTGTCAAGTTCTCCCCTTGGATGATGCTAAAGCAGTGATTGATTATGTTTGGGATAATGCCTTTCAATATAA